A genomic segment from Klebsiella africana encodes:
- the fucP gene encoding L-fucose:H+ symporter permease, translating into MGNTTIPTQSYRAMESGQSKSYIIPFALLCSLFFLWAVANNLNDILLPQFQQAFTLTNFQAGLIQSAFYFGYFIIPIPAGMLMKKFSYKAGILTGLFLYACGAALFWPAAEVMNYTLFLIGLFIIAAGLGCLETAANPFVTVLGPESGGHFRLNLAQTFNSFGAIIAVVFGQSLILSNVPHQPQEVLDKMTPEQLSAWKHSLVLSVQTPYMIIVAIVLLVALLIVCTRFPSLQSDDHSDSAQSTFFASLTRLMRIRHWRWAVLAQFCYVGAQTACWSYLIRYAIEEIPGMTAGFAANYLTATMVCFFIGRFTGTWLIRRFAPHNVLAIYAFIAMLLCLLSAFSGGHVGLLALTLCSAFMSIQYPTIFSLGIKHLGQDTKYGSSFIVMTIIGGGIVTPVMGFVSDAAGNIPTAELVPALCFAIIFIFARFRSQAATN; encoded by the coding sequence ATGGGAAACACAACGATACCAACGCAAAGTTACCGTGCCATGGAGAGCGGGCAGAGTAAGAGCTACATTATTCCTTTCGCTCTGCTGTGCTCCCTCTTTTTTCTGTGGGCCGTGGCTAATAATCTGAATGATATTTTATTACCGCAATTTCAACAGGCCTTTACCCTGACTAATTTCCAGGCCGGATTAATTCAATCGGCCTTTTACTTTGGCTATTTTATTATTCCCATCCCCGCCGGAATGTTGATGAAAAAGTTCAGCTATAAAGCCGGCATTCTTACGGGGCTGTTTTTATATGCCTGCGGCGCCGCGCTGTTCTGGCCTGCCGCCGAAGTGATGAATTACACCTTATTTCTCATTGGATTATTTATTATTGCCGCCGGACTTGGCTGTCTCGAAACCGCGGCCAACCCGTTTGTCACCGTCCTCGGTCCGGAAAGCGGCGGTCACTTCCGCCTTAATCTGGCCCAGACCTTTAACTCATTCGGCGCCATTATTGCCGTGGTATTTGGCCAGAGTCTTATTTTGTCTAACGTCCCGCATCAGCCGCAGGAGGTGCTGGATAAAATGACGCCGGAACAGCTCAGCGCCTGGAAACACAGTCTGGTCCTGTCGGTACAAACCCCCTATATGATTATCGTGGCTATCGTCCTGCTGGTCGCCCTGCTGATCGTCTGCACCCGCTTCCCCTCCCTGCAAAGCGATGACCACAGCGACAGCGCGCAGAGCACTTTTTTCGCCTCGCTGACGCGCCTGATGCGCATCCGCCACTGGCGCTGGGCGGTACTGGCCCAGTTCTGCTACGTCGGCGCGCAAACCGCCTGCTGGAGCTACCTGATCCGCTACGCTATCGAAGAGATCCCGGGCATGACGGCCGGTTTCGCCGCCAACTACCTGACCGCCACTATGGTCTGCTTCTTTATTGGCCGTTTTACCGGCACCTGGCTTATCCGCCGCTTCGCGCCGCATAACGTGCTCGCTATCTATGCGTTTATCGCCATGCTGCTCTGCTTGCTCTCCGCCTTCAGCGGCGGCCACGTCGGTCTGCTGGCCCTGACCCTGTGCAGCGCCTTTATGTCCATTCAGTACCCCACCATCTTCTCGCTGGGGATTAAGCATCTGGGCCAGGACACCAAATATGGTTCGTCATTTATCGTCATGACCATTATCGGCGGCGGGATCGTTACCCCGGTGATGGGCTTTGTCAGCGACGCCGCCGGCAATATCCCGACCGCCGAACTGGTCCCGGCGCTGTGCTTCGCCATCATCTTTATTTTTGCCCGTTTCCGTTCACAAGCGGCGACGAACTAA
- the fucR gene encoding L-fucose operon activator → MKAARQQAIVDLLITHSSLTTETLSKQLNVSRETIRRDLSELQAQGKVLRNHGRAKVIHQRSQDSGDPFHMRLKSHYAHKADIAREALAWIDEGMVIALDASSTCWYLARQLPDRPLHVFTNSQPICQELAKRDQITLTCSGGTLQRKYGCYVNPALISQLKSLEIDLFIFSCEGIDPQGALWDSNAFNADFKSILLKRAAQSLLLIDKSKFNRSGEARIGHLDDVTHIVSDAPQP, encoded by the coding sequence ATGAAAGCAGCCCGCCAGCAGGCAATCGTCGATCTCCTGATCACCCACAGCAGCCTGACCACCGAAACGTTGTCAAAACAGCTCAACGTCAGCAGGGAAACTATTCGCCGCGATCTGAGCGAGCTGCAGGCGCAGGGCAAAGTGCTGCGCAACCACGGCCGGGCCAAAGTGATCCACCAGCGCAGCCAGGACAGCGGCGATCCTTTCCACATGCGCCTGAAAAGCCATTACGCGCATAAAGCCGACATCGCCCGCGAAGCGCTGGCCTGGATTGACGAAGGGATGGTGATCGCCCTCGATGCCAGCTCCACCTGCTGGTATCTCGCCCGCCAGCTGCCGGACCGCCCGCTGCACGTCTTTACCAACAGTCAGCCCATCTGCCAGGAGCTGGCCAAACGCGACCAAATCACACTCACCTGCTCCGGCGGTACTCTGCAGCGGAAATATGGCTGCTACGTTAACCCGGCGCTGATTTCCCAGCTGAAATCGCTGGAGATCGATCTGTTTATTTTTTCCTGCGAAGGCATCGACCCGCAGGGCGCGCTGTGGGACTCCAATGCGTTCAATGCCGACTTCAAATCAATCCTGCTTAAGCGGGCGGCGCAGTCGCTGCTGCTGATCGACAAAAGCAAGTTCAACCGCTCCGGCGAGGCGAGGATTGGTCATCTGGATGACGTGACGCATATTGTGTCGGATGCGCCGCAGCCTTAA
- the fucU gene encoding L-fucose mutarotase, translating into MLKTISPLISPELLKVLAEMGHGDEIIFSDAHFPAHSMGPQVIRADGLRVSDLLQAIIPLFELDSYAPPLVMMAAVEGDALDPTVEQRYRQALSAQAPCPDIVRIDRFAFYDRAQKAFAIVITGECAKYGNILLKKGVTP; encoded by the coding sequence ATGCTCAAAACCATTTCCCCGCTGATATCGCCGGAACTGCTGAAAGTGCTGGCTGAAATGGGCCATGGGGATGAAATCATTTTTTCCGATGCCCACTTCCCGGCGCACAGCATGGGTCCGCAGGTGATCCGCGCCGATGGCCTGCGAGTCAGCGATCTGCTGCAGGCAATTATCCCGCTGTTCGAATTAGACAGCTATGCGCCGCCGCTGGTGATGATGGCCGCCGTCGAAGGCGATGCGCTCGACCCGACGGTGGAACAGCGCTATCGGCAGGCGCTCTCGGCGCAGGCCCCCTGCCCGGATATCGTGCGGATTGACCGCTTTGCCTTCTACGACCGGGCGCAAAAAGCCTTTGCGATCGTTATCACAGGAGAGTGCGCTAAGTACGGAAATATCCTTTTAAAAAAAGGAGTCACACCGTAA
- the fucA gene encoding L-fuculose-phosphate aldolase, translating to MERNRLARQIIDTCLEMTRLGLNQGTAGNVSVRYQGGMLITPTGIPYEKLTEDKIVFIDADGQHEQGKLPSSEWRFHQAAYQTRPDAQAVVHNHAVHCTAVSILNRPIPAIHYMIAAAGGNSIPCAPYATFGTRELSEHVAVALKHRKATLLQHHGLIACEASLEKALWLAHEVEVLAQLYLSTLAITDPVPVLDDEAIAIVLEKFKTYGLRIEE from the coding sequence ATGGAAAGAAACAGACTGGCCCGGCAGATTATCGATACCTGCCTGGAAATGACCCGCCTGGGGTTAAATCAGGGAACCGCCGGCAATGTCAGCGTGCGCTATCAGGGAGGAATGCTGATCACCCCCACCGGCATCCCGTATGAAAAACTGACGGAAGACAAGATCGTCTTTATCGATGCCGACGGCCAGCATGAGCAGGGAAAACTGCCCTCCAGCGAATGGCGTTTTCATCAGGCGGCCTACCAGACGCGACCCGATGCCCAGGCGGTGGTCCACAATCACGCTGTCCATTGTACGGCGGTGTCGATCCTCAACCGGCCCATCCCGGCCATCCACTATATGATCGCCGCGGCTGGCGGGAATTCGATCCCCTGCGCGCCCTATGCCACCTTCGGCACCCGCGAACTGTCTGAGCATGTCGCGGTGGCGCTGAAGCACCGCAAAGCCACGCTGCTACAGCATCACGGCCTGATCGCCTGCGAGGCCAGCCTGGAGAAAGCGCTCTGGCTGGCGCACGAAGTGGAAGTCCTGGCCCAGCTCTATCTCAGTACGCTGGCGATTACCGACCCGGTCCCGGTGCTGGATGACGAGGCGATCGCCATCGTGCTGGAGAAGTTCAAAACCTACGGATTACGCATTGAAGAGTGA
- the fucO gene encoding lactaldehyde reductase — translation MANRMILNETAWFGRGAINALTDEAVRRGYRKALIVTDSTLVRCGVAAKVTDKLDAAGLAWDMFSDVIPNPTIAVVQQGLQAFQRSGADYLIAIGGGSPQDTCKAIGIIQRNPEFADVRSLEGLSPTRQPSVPIFAVPTTAGTAAEVTINYVITDEEQRRKFVCVDPHDIPQVAFIDADMMDAMPPALKAATGVDALTHAIEGYLTRGAWALTDALHLKAIEIIAGALRGSVAGDAGAGEAMALGQYVAGMGFSNVGLGLVHGMAHPLGAFYNTPHGVANAILLPHVMRFNAEATGEKYRDIAQAMGVRGEALSLTAAREAAVEAVCQLNRDVGIPGHLREVGVRKEDIPALAQAALADMCTGGNPREASLADIVALYQVAW, via the coding sequence ATGGCAAACAGAATGATCCTCAACGAAACGGCGTGGTTTGGCCGGGGGGCGATAAACGCATTAACCGATGAAGCGGTGCGGCGCGGCTATCGCAAAGCATTGATCGTCACCGACAGCACCCTCGTCCGCTGCGGCGTGGCGGCGAAAGTCACCGACAAACTGGATGCCGCCGGGCTGGCATGGGATATGTTCAGCGACGTGATCCCTAACCCGACCATTGCCGTGGTCCAGCAGGGGCTGCAGGCCTTTCAGCGCAGCGGGGCGGATTACCTGATCGCCATCGGCGGCGGTTCGCCGCAGGATACCTGTAAGGCGATCGGTATTATTCAGCGTAACCCCGAATTCGCCGATGTCCGTAGCCTCGAGGGGCTCTCGCCGACCCGTCAGCCCAGCGTGCCGATCTTCGCGGTGCCGACCACCGCGGGTACCGCGGCGGAGGTGACGATCAACTATGTCATCACCGATGAAGAACAGCGGCGCAAGTTCGTCTGTGTCGACCCGCATGACATTCCGCAGGTGGCCTTTATCGATGCCGATATGATGGACGCCATGCCGCCAGCGCTGAAGGCGGCCACCGGCGTGGACGCCCTGACGCATGCTATCGAAGGGTACCTTACTCGCGGCGCCTGGGCTTTGACCGATGCCCTGCACCTCAAGGCCATCGAGATCATTGCCGGGGCGCTGCGCGGCTCGGTTGCCGGAGACGCCGGCGCGGGGGAAGCTATGGCGCTCGGCCAGTACGTCGCGGGGATGGGATTTTCCAACGTCGGGCTCGGGCTGGTGCATGGCATGGCGCATCCGCTCGGCGCTTTTTACAATACGCCGCACGGCGTGGCGAATGCCATCCTGCTGCCGCACGTGATGCGCTTTAATGCTGAGGCGACGGGGGAAAAATATCGCGACATCGCCCAGGCGATGGGCGTCAGGGGGGAAGCGTTAAGCCTGACCGCCGCGCGCGAGGCGGCAGTGGAGGCGGTCTGCCAGCTAAACCGCGATGTCGGTATACCCGGCCATCTGCGTGAGGTGGGCGTCAGGAAAGAGGATATTCCGGCGCTGGCCCAGGCGGCGCTGGCGGATATGTGTACCGGCGGCAACCCACGCGAGGCGAGCCTGGCGGATATCGTCGCGTTATATCAGGTGGCCTGGTGA
- the fucK gene encoding L-fuculokinase, which produces MKQDVILVLDCGATNVRAMAVDRQGKIIARAATANASDIAAEKSDWHQWSLEAIMQRFADCCRQIHDQLASCTVRGITVTTFGVDGALVDEQGALLYPIISWKCPRTAAVMENISQYMPARQLQQIAGVGAFAFNTLYKLVWLKENHPQLLAQAHAWLFISSLINHRLTGEFTTDLTMAGTSQMLDLRQRDFSAPILQATGLPRRLFPRLVEAGQPIGALLPDAAALLGLPVGIPVISAGHDTQFALFGAGARQDEPVLSSGTWEILMVRSAQVDTSLLCDYNGSTCELDSQPGRYNPGMQWLASGVLEWVRKLLYSADTPWQTLIDEAQAIPSGAQGVRMQCDLLASQHAGWQGVTLNTTRGHFYRAALEGLSGQLAQHLQTLEKIGGFRAKELLLVGGGSRNALWNQIKANRLGIPIKVLDDAETTVAGAAMFGWYGVGEFSSPEEARAQVAYRYRYFWPQTEPELIEEA; this is translated from the coding sequence ATGAAGCAAGACGTTATCCTGGTCCTCGACTGCGGCGCCACGAACGTGCGGGCGATGGCCGTGGATCGACAAGGGAAAATTATCGCCCGCGCCGCAACGGCTAACGCCAGCGACATCGCGGCGGAAAAAAGCGACTGGCACCAGTGGTCGCTGGAGGCCATTATGCAGCGCTTTGCCGACTGCTGTCGGCAGATCCATGACCAGCTGGCCTCCTGCACGGTGCGCGGCATTACCGTCACGACCTTTGGCGTCGATGGCGCGCTGGTGGATGAGCAGGGTGCCCTGCTGTATCCGATCATCAGCTGGAAATGCCCGCGCACCGCGGCGGTGATGGAGAATATCAGCCAGTATATGCCCGCGCGCCAGCTGCAGCAGATTGCCGGCGTCGGCGCGTTTGCATTCAACACCCTGTATAAGCTGGTGTGGCTGAAAGAGAACCACCCGCAGCTGCTGGCGCAGGCCCATGCCTGGCTGTTTATTTCATCGCTGATCAACCATCGGCTGACCGGGGAGTTCACCACCGACCTCACCATGGCAGGCACCAGCCAGATGCTCGATCTCCGGCAGCGCGATTTCAGCGCGCCAATCCTGCAGGCGACCGGCCTACCGCGCCGCCTGTTCCCGCGGCTGGTTGAAGCAGGCCAGCCCATCGGCGCCCTGCTGCCGGATGCCGCTGCGCTGCTGGGCCTTCCCGTCGGGATCCCGGTTATCTCGGCCGGGCATGACACCCAGTTCGCCCTGTTTGGCGCCGGCGCCAGGCAGGATGAGCCGGTGCTCTCCTCCGGGACCTGGGAGATCCTGATGGTGCGCAGCGCGCAGGTCGACACCTCGCTGCTCTGTGACTATAACGGCTCCACCTGCGAGCTGGACAGCCAGCCGGGCCGCTATAACCCGGGGATGCAGTGGCTGGCCTCCGGCGTGCTCGAGTGGGTGCGCAAACTACTGTATAGCGCTGATACCCCATGGCAGACACTGATTGACGAAGCGCAGGCGATCCCGTCCGGCGCCCAGGGCGTCAGGATGCAGTGTGACCTGCTCGCCAGCCAGCACGCCGGCTGGCAGGGTGTCACGCTCAACACCACCCGCGGCCATTTTTACCGCGCCGCGCTGGAGGGGTTAAGCGGCCAGCTGGCGCAGCATCTGCAAACCCTGGAAAAAATCGGCGGCTTCAGGGCGAAAGAGCTGCTGCTGGTCGGCGGCGGCAGCCGCAACGCGCTATGGAACCAGATCAAAGCCAACCGACTCGGGATACCGATCAAAGTCCTTGATGATGCCGAAACCACCGTGGCCGGCGCGGCGATGTTTGGCTGGTATGGCGTGGGCGAGTTCTCTTCTCCGGAAGAGGCCAGAGCGCAGGTCGCGTACCGCTACCGCTATTTCTGGCCGCAAACTGAACCTGAACTGATAGAGGAAGCCTGA
- the rlmM gene encoding 23S rRNA (cytidine(2498)-2'-O)-methyltransferase RlmM: MNKVVLYCRPGFEKECAAEITDKAARLEVFGFARVKEDSGYVIFEGYQQDDGEKLVRDLPFSSLIFARQMFVVGELLRDLPPEDRITPIVGMLQGVVEKGGELRVEVADTNESKELMKFCRKFTVPLRAALREAGVLTNYETSKRPVVHVFFIAPGCCYTGYSYSNNNSPFYMGIPRLKFPSDAPSRSTLKLEEAFHVFIPADEWDERLANGMYAVDLGACPGGWTYQLVKRNMWVSSVDNGPMAQSLMDTGQVTWLREDGFRYRPNRNNISWMVCDMVEKPAKVAALMAQWLVNGWCRETIFNLKLPMKKRYEEVSQNLAYIQAQLDEHGVNAQIQARQLYHDREEVTVHVRRLWAAVGGRRDER, translated from the coding sequence ATGAATAAGGTTGTCCTCTATTGTCGCCCTGGGTTTGAGAAAGAGTGCGCAGCAGAAATTACCGATAAGGCAGCCCGCCTTGAGGTGTTTGGTTTTGCCCGGGTCAAAGAAGACTCTGGCTATGTAATTTTTGAAGGTTATCAGCAGGACGATGGCGAGAAGCTGGTGCGCGATCTGCCGTTCAGCTCGCTGATTTTCGCCCGTCAGATGTTTGTGGTCGGCGAATTGCTGCGCGACCTGCCGCCGGAGGATCGCATCACACCGATCGTCGGCATGCTGCAGGGTGTAGTGGAGAAGGGTGGCGAGCTGCGTGTGGAAGTGGCGGATACCAACGAAAGCAAAGAGCTGATGAAGTTCTGCCGCAAGTTTACGGTGCCGTTACGCGCGGCGCTGCGCGAGGCGGGCGTGCTGACCAACTATGAAACGTCAAAGCGACCGGTGGTGCATGTGTTCTTTATCGCACCCGGCTGCTGCTATACCGGCTACTCATACAGCAACAATAACTCACCGTTCTATATGGGCATTCCGCGGCTGAAGTTTCCGTCCGACGCCCCGAGCCGTTCCACCCTTAAGCTGGAAGAGGCATTCCACGTCTTTATTCCGGCGGACGAGTGGGACGAGCGCCTGGCGAACGGCATGTATGCCGTCGATCTCGGCGCCTGCCCGGGCGGCTGGACCTATCAGCTGGTGAAGCGCAACATGTGGGTCTCTTCGGTCGATAACGGCCCGATGGCCCAGAGCCTGATGGATACCGGCCAGGTGACCTGGCTGCGCGAAGACGGTTTCCGCTATCGTCCGAACCGCAACAACATCTCGTGGATGGTCTGCGATATGGTGGAGAAACCGGCGAAGGTGGCGGCGCTGATGGCGCAGTGGCTGGTCAACGGCTGGTGCCGGGAGACCATCTTCAACCTCAAGCTGCCGATGAAAAAGCGCTATGAAGAGGTGTCGCAGAATCTGGCCTATATTCAGGCCCAGCTGGACGAGCACGGCGTTAACGCCCAGATCCAGGCGCGTCAGCTGTATCACGATCGTGAAGAAGTGACCGTTCACGTGCGCCGTCTGTGGGCCGCCGTCGGCGGACGTCGCGACGAGCGTTAA
- the fucI gene encoding L-fucose isomerase has translation MKKISLPKIGIRPVIDGRRMGVRESLEAQTMNMAKATAALISEKLRHACGARVECVIADTCIAGMAESAACEEKFSSQNVGVTITVTPCWCYGSETIDMDPLRPKAIWGFNGTERPGAVYLAAALAAHSQKGIPAFSIYGHDVQDADDTSIPADVEEKLLRFARAGLAVASMKGKSYLSLGGVSMGIAGSIVDHNFFESWLGMKVQAVDMTELRRRIDQKIYDETELEMALAWADTHFRYGEDQNAEQYKRNETQSRAVLKESLLMAMCIRDMMQGNPKLAEKGLVEESLGYNAIAAGFQGQRHWTDQYPNGDTAEALLNSSFDWNGVREPFVVATENDSLNGVAMLMGHQLTGTAQVFADVRTYWSPDAVERVTGQPLTGRAEHGIIHLINSGSAALDGSCQQRDAQGNPTMKPHWEIEQNEADACLAATEWCPAIHEYFRGGGFSSRFLTEGGVPFTMTRVNIIKGLGPVLQIAEGWSVALPKAMHDQLDARTNSTWPTTWFAPRLTGKGPFSDVYSVMANWGANHGVLTIGHVGADFITLAAMLRIPVCMHNVEEAKIYRPSAWAAHGMDIEGQDYRACQNYGPLYKH, from the coding sequence ATGAAAAAAATCAGCTTACCGAAGATCGGTATCCGCCCGGTAATCGATGGTCGTCGCATGGGGGTCCGCGAGTCGCTGGAAGCGCAAACCATGAACATGGCGAAAGCCACCGCCGCGCTTATTAGCGAGAAACTGCGCCACGCCTGCGGCGCCCGGGTGGAGTGCGTGATTGCCGATACCTGCATCGCCGGCATGGCCGAGTCGGCCGCCTGTGAAGAGAAATTCAGCAGCCAGAACGTCGGCGTCACCATCACCGTCACCCCCTGCTGGTGCTACGGCAGCGAAACCATCGACATGGATCCGCTGCGCCCGAAGGCCATCTGGGGCTTTAACGGCACCGAGCGTCCGGGGGCGGTCTACCTGGCCGCGGCGCTGGCGGCCCATAGCCAGAAAGGGATCCCGGCGTTCTCCATCTACGGACATGACGTGCAGGATGCCGATGACACCTCGATCCCGGCGGATGTCGAAGAAAAACTGCTGCGCTTCGCGCGCGCCGGCCTGGCTGTCGCCAGTATGAAAGGGAAAAGCTATCTGTCGCTGGGCGGCGTCTCAATGGGCATCGCCGGCTCCATCGTCGACCACAATTTCTTTGAATCCTGGCTCGGCATGAAGGTTCAGGCTGTCGACATGACGGAGCTGCGCCGGCGAATTGATCAAAAAATCTATGATGAAACTGAGCTGGAGATGGCGCTGGCGTGGGCGGATACACACTTCCGCTACGGCGAAGATCAGAACGCTGAGCAGTATAAGCGCAATGAAACGCAGAGCCGCGCGGTGCTGAAAGAGAGCCTGCTGATGGCGATGTGCATCCGCGACATGATGCAAGGCAACCCGAAGCTGGCGGAAAAAGGACTGGTGGAGGAGTCGCTGGGCTACAACGCTATCGCCGCCGGTTTCCAGGGTCAGCGCCACTGGACCGATCAATACCCCAATGGTGATACCGCCGAAGCGCTGCTCAACAGCTCTTTTGACTGGAACGGGGTGCGCGAACCGTTTGTCGTCGCTACCGAAAACGACAGCCTCAACGGCGTGGCCATGCTGATGGGCCACCAGCTCACCGGCACCGCCCAGGTGTTTGCCGACGTCCGCACCTATTGGTCGCCGGATGCCGTTGAACGGGTCACCGGGCAGCCGCTCACCGGGCGGGCGGAGCACGGCATCATTCACCTGATTAACTCCGGCTCTGCGGCGCTGGACGGTTCCTGCCAGCAGCGCGACGCGCAGGGCAACCCGACGATGAAACCTCACTGGGAGATTGAACAGAACGAGGCGGATGCCTGCCTCGCGGCGACCGAATGGTGCCCGGCGATCCACGAATACTTCCGCGGCGGCGGCTTCTCTTCCCGCTTCCTGACCGAAGGCGGCGTGCCGTTCACCATGACCCGGGTGAACATCATCAAAGGTCTGGGGCCGGTGCTGCAAATTGCCGAAGGCTGGAGCGTGGCGCTGCCCAAAGCGATGCACGACCAGCTCGACGCCCGCACTAACTCCACCTGGCCCACCACCTGGTTTGCCCCACGCCTGACCGGCAAGGGCCCGTTCAGCGATGTGTACTCGGTGATGGCCAACTGGGGCGCCAACCACGGCGTGCTGACCATCGGCCACGTTGGCGCAGATTTCATTACCCTCGCCGCCATGCTGCGCATTCCGGTCTGCATGCACAACGTGGAAGAGGCGAAAATCTACCGCCCTTCCGCCTGGGCCGCGCACGGCATGGATATCGAGGGCCAGGACTACCGCGCCTGCCAGAACTACGGGCCGCTGTATAAGCATTAA
- the xni gene encoding flap endonuclease Xni translates to MAVHLLIVDALNLIRRIHAVQGSPCVDTCLHALEQLIVHSQPTHAVAVFDDEDRAHGWRHQRLPEYKAGRAPMPETLVAEMPALRAAFEQRGIRCWASPGSEADDLAATLAVKVAQAGHQATIVSTDKGYCQLLSPTIRIRDYFQKRWLDAPFIASEFGVTPEQLADYWGLAGISSSKVPGVAGIGPKSAAQLLNEFQDLEGLYARLAEVPEKWRKKLAAHQEMAFICREVARLQTDLQLDGNLQQLRLTR, encoded by the coding sequence GTGGCTGTTCATCTGTTAATCGTCGACGCGTTAAATCTGATCCGCCGCATCCACGCGGTGCAGGGTTCGCCCTGCGTCGATACCTGCCTGCATGCGCTGGAGCAGCTGATCGTCCACAGTCAGCCCACCCACGCGGTGGCGGTGTTTGATGATGAGGATCGCGCCCACGGCTGGCGCCACCAGCGTCTGCCGGAGTACAAAGCCGGCCGCGCGCCGATGCCGGAGACGCTGGTCGCCGAGATGCCAGCGCTGCGGGCCGCTTTCGAGCAGCGGGGGATCCGCTGCTGGGCCTCGCCGGGCAGCGAAGCGGACGACCTCGCCGCCACCCTGGCGGTGAAGGTGGCCCAGGCGGGCCATCAGGCCACCATCGTCTCCACCGACAAAGGCTACTGTCAGCTGCTGTCGCCCACCATCCGCATCCGCGACTACTTTCAGAAACGCTGGCTGGACGCGCCCTTCATCGCCAGTGAGTTCGGCGTCACCCCGGAGCAGCTGGCGGATTACTGGGGGCTGGCGGGGATCAGCAGTTCGAAGGTGCCGGGCGTAGCGGGCATTGGTCCCAAAAGCGCCGCCCAGCTGCTGAACGAGTTTCAGGACCTGGAGGGGTTGTACGCCCGCCTGGCCGAGGTTCCGGAAAAGTGGCGCAAAAAACTGGCCGCGCATCAGGAGATGGCCTTCATCTGCCGGGAGGTGGCCCGCTTGCAGACCGACCTCCAGCTGGACGGTAATCTGCAGCAGCTGCGGCTGACGCGCTGA